A single region of the Bartonella harrusi genome encodes:
- a CDS encoding NADP-dependent isocitrate dehydrogenase, producing the protein MAKIKVENPVVEIDGDEMTRIIWKDIKDKLIHPYLDIELKYYDLSVVNRDATNDQVTIDSANAIKKYGVGVKCATITPDEARVKEFSLKKMWKSPNGTIRNILGGVIFREPIICKNVPRLVPTWTKPIIIGRHAFGDQYKATDFTFPSEGKLSIKFVGVDNQIIEYDIFDAPSAGVAMAMYNLDESIRDFARASFNYGLQRNVPVYLSTKNTILKAYDGRFKDIFQEIFDAEFKTEFENRKLYYEHRLIDDMVASALKWSGGYVWACKNYDGDVQSDIVAQGFGSLGLMTSVLMTPDGKIVEAEAAHGTVTRHYRQHQRGEETSTNSIASIFAWTRGLAHRAKLDNNEKLKNFAKTLENVCIKTVEEGFMTKDLALLIGPKQKWLSTTGFLDKIDENLKKAVGH; encoded by the coding sequence ATGGCAAAGATAAAAGTGGAAAATCCCGTCGTTGAAATCGATGGGGATGAAATGACCCGTATTATCTGGAAAGATATTAAAGATAAATTGATCCACCCCTATCTCGATATTGAACTTAAATATTATGATCTTTCCGTTGTGAATCGAGATGCAACCAATGATCAGGTAACTATCGATTCTGCAAATGCTATAAAAAAATATGGGGTTGGTGTGAAATGTGCAACCATCACACCGGATGAGGCACGTGTTAAAGAATTTAGCTTAAAAAAAATGTGGAAATCACCCAATGGTACAATTCGTAATATTTTAGGGGGTGTCATTTTTCGCGAACCTATTATTTGTAAAAATGTGCCGCGCCTCGTTCCTACCTGGACAAAACCAATTATTATTGGCCGCCATGCTTTTGGGGATCAATATAAAGCCACAGATTTCACATTTCCCAGCGAAGGAAAACTAAGTATTAAATTTGTCGGAGTTGATAATCAAATCATTGAATATGATATTTTTGACGCGCCAAGTGCAGGGGTTGCCATGGCTATGTATAATCTTGATGAATCAATTCGTGACTTTGCACGTGCATCTTTTAATTATGGACTACAACGAAATGTCCCAGTCTATCTTTCAACAAAAAATACTATTTTGAAAGCTTACGATGGCCGTTTTAAAGATATTTTTCAAGAAATATTTGATGCAGAATTTAAAACTGAATTTGAAAATCGTAAATTATATTACGAACATCGTCTTATTGATGATATGGTTGCTTCCGCACTTAAATGGTCAGGTGGTTATGTATGGGCATGTAAAAATTATGATGGTGATGTTCAATCTGATATTGTTGCCCAAGGCTTTGGTTCTCTCGGTCTCATGACCTCTGTTCTTATGACACCAGATGGCAAAATTGTTGAAGCAGAAGCGGCACATGGCACAGTAACACGCCATTACCGTCAGCACCAAAGAGGTGAAGAAACATCAACAAACTCTATTGCATCTATTTTTGCATGGACACGTGGATTAGCACACCGTGCTAAACTAGATAACAATGAGAAATTAAAAAACTTTGCCAAAACATTGGAAAACGTTTGTATTAAAACTGTTGAAGAAGGTTTTATGACCAAAGATCTAGCACTTTTGATTGGACCCAAACAAAAATGGCTTTCTACAACAGGTTTTCTTGATAAAATTGATGAGAATCTTAAAAAAGCTGTAGGCCATTAA
- a CDS encoding DUF488 domain-containing protein produces MCNIKQSILHPAKDEKACFFTIGYEGKSLENYLDCLIENNIKTLCDVRRNPISRKHGFSKRQLEKAVNNINIEYMHMPELGIASEKRQNLKTQKDYERLFEEYQKTTLKNHLCAINT; encoded by the coding sequence GTGTGTAATATCAAACAGAGTATCCTACACCCAGCTAAAGATGAGAAAGCTTGTTTTTTTACAATTGGCTATGAAGGAAAGTCCCTTGAGAATTATCTTGATTGTCTCATAGAAAACAATATCAAAACTTTATGTGATGTTCGTAGAAATCCAATAAGTAGAAAACATGGGTTTTCGAAAAGACAATTGGAGAAAGCTGTAAACAACATTAATATTGAATATATGCATATGCCTGAGCTTGGCATTGCCTCTGAAAAACGACAAAATTTGAAAACACAAAAAGATTACGAACGTCTTTTTGAAGAATATCAAAAGACAACACTCAAAAATCATTTGTGTGCAATAAACACATGA
- a CDS encoding lambda exonuclease family protein yields MEQRTAEWFQARLGKVTASNVYNVLSRTAKGLPTSKYEDYKMKLMTERLTGEISQSYITPSMQWGIEHEEDALKEYEFIYDADVIKCGFIPHPIIEMAGASPDGLIGEDGLIEVKCPQSTTHLRFFMYDEIKTEYRAQMQFQMACTGRKWCHFISYNPQFVGRSSHLRMKIQRIHRDDEQIEQITKAVEVFLAEIEQDMKQILTKAA; encoded by the coding sequence ATGGAACAAAGAACAGCAGAATGGTTTCAAGCAAGGTTAGGGAAAGTTACCGCGTCTAATGTTTACAATGTCCTCAGTAGAACAGCCAAAGGATTGCCGACAAGTAAATATGAAGACTACAAAATGAAACTCATGACAGAACGCTTAACAGGGGAAATAAGCCAATCTTATATAACACCATCTATGCAATGGGGGATTGAACATGAAGAGGATGCCCTGAAAGAATATGAATTCATTTATGATGCCGATGTCATAAAATGCGGTTTTATACCACATCCTATCATAGAGATGGCGGGAGCTAGCCCTGATGGTTTGATTGGTGAAGACGGTTTAATTGAAGTCAAATGTCCACAATCGACGACGCATCTTCGTTTTTTTATGTATGACGAGATTAAAACTGAATACAGAGCGCAGATGCAATTCCAAATGGCTTGTACAGGGCGCAAATGGTGTCATTTCATTAGCTATAATCCACAATTTGTAGGGAGATCATCTCACTTGCGTATGAAAATCCAACGCATCCACCGTGATGATGAACAAATTGAACAGATTACTAAAGCAGTCGAGGTCTTTTTAGCAGAAATAGAGCAAGACATGAAGCAGATCTTGACAAAAGCTGCATAA
- a CDS encoding ERF family protein: MNEQNTNLTEVKENPNLAVKQTAMDLILTRALENDVDMDRLERLISLREKEIERQNYQNFVRDLSLMQTQYQNIQKNSINTHTNSQYATLDQHIDAVKETLSKYHFALFSRIKEQNHDNIVIEMTLTHPSGNKISTEGKFPYDAKRCKSVIQSLDSTITYARRYLLGMLLNVASKEDDTDGNMPEKPAFPQQINEIGRLMVQTKVEEKKILSYANVETLDDISDQKAQTILHLLKDKQNKQMASTQQQTAV; the protein is encoded by the coding sequence ATGAATGAACAAAACACGAACCTAACAGAAGTTAAAGAAAATCCAAATTTAGCAGTTAAACAAACAGCTATGGATCTCATTTTAACAAGAGCCCTAGAAAATGATGTTGATATGGATCGTCTCGAACGGCTTATCTCCTTGAGAGAAAAGGAAATAGAACGACAGAATTACCAAAACTTTGTCCGTGATCTTTCTTTAATGCAAACGCAATATCAAAATATCCAGAAAAACTCTATAAATACTCATACAAATAGCCAATACGCTACCCTTGATCAGCATATTGATGCTGTAAAGGAGACCCTTTCAAAATACCACTTCGCTTTGTTTTCTCGTATCAAAGAACAAAATCATGACAATATCGTCATAGAAATGACTTTAACACATCCATCAGGAAACAAAATATCGACAGAAGGGAAATTTCCTTATGATGCTAAAAGATGCAAATCCGTCATTCAATCTCTTGATTCTACTATCACTTATGCACGCAGATATCTGTTAGGCATGCTTCTTAACGTCGCAAGCAAAGAAGACGATACAGATGGGAATATGCCTGAAAAACCAGCTTTTCCCCAACAAATCAATGAAATCGGAAGGCTTATGGTACAAACAAAGGTAGAAGAAAAAAAGATACTTTCTTATGCGAATGTTGAAACGCTTGACGATATCTCTGATCAGAAAGCACAAACCATTTTGCACCTTTTAAAAGATAAACAAAATAAGCAAATGGCATCAACACAACAACAAACGGCGGTGTAA